The Armatimonadota bacterium region TGTGGGTCGCATTGAGAAGGATATTGTCCGCGGGCACAGACGGCAGGCGCGGGCCCAGGCGTTCGCGCACCGCGTGCTGCAGCCCCTCGGAGATGGCGCAGAGATCGCACGAGATGAGGATCGCGCAGTCCCTGGGATCGCCCCCCGCCATGGCGCACGCCGTCACCAGCAGCGGATCCATCGCCTCTGTCGCAATCCGGCGATGCATCTGGCCGCGGAGCATCACCGGGCGGTTCGGCGTCATGTCCCGCACCGCCCATCCGATGTCAAGCATGTGTGTCCTCCCCGGGTCAGGATGTCAGGGCGAAGCCCCTATGGTCGGTCCGAGCTTGCTGTTCGGCGCAGTTCAGCCGGCCGCGGCGCCCAGCATCTGATACTTGCGGCACTCGGCGACGACGGCCGCGTGCTGCTCCATCGTCCGGTGGGGGTACGCCGCGAGACAAACGATGAAGTGGTCCCCGTCCGCCGCGTCAGCGAAAAGCCGGCGCACCTGGGCCCGCATGTGCTCGAGATCCCACGACGCGTCCGCCAGCGCCACCAGCGTGGCGATGATGGTAATCCGCTCGCCCAGCAGGCGGCGGCCCTGCGCCACCGTCACATCGCCGATCGGGGGCACGGTGAAGGAATGCACTGCGTCCATTTTCGTGCGGCGGTAGAGAGGGAGCAGGTCGCGAATGAGGCCGCACGAGTGGTGGAAGTAAGGCTTGCCCTGCCGATGGCAGATCTCGGCCCGCCGATCCGTGCACTCCAGGCTGAAGCGCTCGAACATGGCGGGCGAGATGACCGTCGTGGAGGTATCATCGGTGCCGATCAGGGCGTCAATCGCGGAGTCCGCGGTGAGCTGCAACTGTTGCTGGTAGTTGCGCTCCATGACCGAGAAGAGATCGCTCACGGCCGCGGGCGCATCCGCGCACAGGTAGGCGAGGGTGGCGACCCCGCTGTAGACCCGATACATCATGGCGAGCGGGGTGCCAGGTAGGAAGCAGGTGAGGATGCCGTCATCGCCGATGAGCTCTCGCCGGGCTCGAATCGCCTGCAAGGCTGCCGGCTCAGCCTCAATAACCTCATCCTCGAATATCGTCGCCAAGGCTGGCAGATCGGCGGCGCTTTTCACCATGTGTTCCACGCAATACGAGGTGCCAACGTCACGGCTGCGCCGCGACACCTGCCGCAGGTCGCCGGCGGGCGTGTGCCAAGTCTCGATCGTGTCGTCGCCCTCCTGGGCGGAGTGCAGGCTGACGTTTCTGCGCGAGACCCGTACCGGGGGGGCGATGTAGTCCATGATGTCAATGCCAAGATGCCGCGAGAACGTCACCGTGCTCTGGTCGCACCATGTGACGGTTCCCATGGCCGCGGCGAGCTGCGGGTCCATGCCGTCTCGGCTGGGCTGATTGTAGGGATCAACGTGACCGCAGACAGGAGTCCACTGCGGCATTTCGTGGCGGAGGATCCTGAGCAGATTCTCGCGTGGGGTCGGCATCGCGCGCAGTGTGCCAGAGCCGGTTCGTCCTGTCAAGGCGCTCATGCATTCCGAAGGAAAGTGATCGCGCGTTCCGGTTGAAAGCGCTCACCGGCCGGAGCCGCGGCGAAGCGACGCGGGATCGCTCACATTGTGCTCTCTCTTGCGTTGGTTTGCAAGGGCTTATTGTGCTTGCGCTGGAATGGCTGAAGTTGGATATTGTTTCGCGGGAGCCAAGCCATGAAACCCGGGTGCGACGATCTCAGACAGAGCCTCTTGCTTGCGTGCGAGTGGATGGTGCGCCGGGCGATGTGGAGTGAGGACGAGCTTCCGCCGCCGCAAAACCCGTATGGGTTTCGTTACTCCTCCTGGAAAGGAGCCATGCGCGAGTACGACGCGCGCCAGCAGCAATGGTACGTGTTCGGCCCCGCCTGGCACACCGGGCAGGCGGCGAAGGCGCTGGTGTTGGCTTGTCGCGCCACCAGCGAGGAATGGCTCCTCGAGGGGGCGCGCCAGGCGGCGGCATTCCTGATGCGCGAGCGGGTGTCCGACAAGCGCGATCCGGATTGCGGACTCATCGAGTCCGAAACGGCTGGAATCCTGGAGAGCCTTGACGGCTTGATGCACCTGGGCGACGAGACCGGCGATCCAGGGTACTGGGACGCCGCCTTGGCCGCCCTGCACTGGGTGGAACGCACGATGTTCCTTCGCCAGGAGGGCCTCTTCCTCGACCACTACGACCCCTACGCCAGGAAGGCGACCTCGCTGCCAGCGATGGTCGAGCGTGAATCCCCGCTACCGGGGCGGCCTCTGCTGGACGATGGCGTCTTCTTGAGGGGATACCACAAGACCAAGGACCGGCGGCTGCGGAACGTCTTCTTCAGGACGGCGGAGCGCTTGCTGCGCGATGAGAATCCACCCGGCAATTTCGCGTTGTACAGCCCGAGCGATTACCGCACCGGCAGCAATCATCCGCGCCAAGCCTGCTGGTGGGGTCGCCCGATGGTCATGGCCGGGAAGGATTCCGGCGACGAGCGGTACCTGGAGTGCGCCCGCCGCGCCGCGCAATGGTACGTCCGGGCTCAACGCGTGGACGGCGGGATGTTTCGGCACACTCGCGGTGATTTCCAAACGCCTTCTTTTGGTCACGCCGCCAGCGGCATCCTGTTTGCGGCCGTGCTGTGGCACGACCTCATCGTCGCGGGAAAAAGCGATGAGCTCAGAGAGCCGCTGCAGCTCGCGCTGTCCTTTGGCGAGGCGATGCTGTTCACGCAGCCCCGGGACCCCAACCTCGCGGGCGCGGTGCTTGAGAAAGTCGTGCCCCCCCCGACGGAACCGACCGGCCGCCGTTCCTGGTGCGTGACTTGGGTACCATTGCCTACGTCCAGGCCGTGTCCCTGGCGCTGATGGACTCCTGTCTCCCTTCGTGAAGCGCGGGCGCCGGCGCCCCATCACTCCGGGGCGAGCGCGGAGGCTGCTCGCCCCGGGAAATCGGCGTCGCCGATCTTGAACAGCTCTCCCGTGCCGCCGGGGAGCGCGATCTTGAGCAGTCCGTCACCAACGGAGATCAACTCTGGCTCTCCGGTCGCTCTCGACAAACGCCCCACCGTCGTGACGGAGGGCGCGAACTCCGCCGTCATGGTAAGGGATCGCTCCGCTGCCGGGGCGTCAGGGCTGCGCCAGAGGTTGACGAGCATGAAGTAGCGGCCGCCCTGGTCGTCCCGGAAGAACCCGACCAGCCCGTCCTTGTCGGCCCCCTTCTCCTTCACCCGGATGGCGCTGATTCCCCACGCCTTCCCCGCGTCGGCGTCAAGAGGCTTCACGGGCGCGGGCGGCGAGTTGCTCACCACGCCGCCATTCTCCAGGTGCCGGCCGGCGATATAATAGACGCCGGCGCTGGTCAGGAAGCGCAGAGCTGAGCCCAGGTTCGTTACCTCCGCGTTGGCCCGCGCGGCCTGGGGATAGAGGCGGCTGGGGGAACCGTCCGGCTCCAGCAGCCCCCGCTTGAAGGCCACATCGTAGGTGAAGTAGATGATGCCGGTGAATCCGTAGGCGAGCGAGGAGAAGATCTGCATCCGCAAATCGGACTCGCTGGGCAGCGGGCGAGCGCCTCCGGTCCCGGGTTCCCCCCTTTCGTAGGACTGAATGAACTCCCAATAGGGGATCTCCGCCTTGAGGGCGCAGGCTCTGACCGCCTCGAGGCTGCCGAAGTAGGTGCCCGGGGAGTAGGGGCCCTCGGCGCCCCCGTCTTTGAACGGGTAGATGTCGAACACCAGCACGTCCGGTTTGCAGACGCTGACGTACTCAGCCAAATAGTCGTCGTAGCCGTAGGGGATGGGCGGGTCCTCGTAAACCCCGCTTGAGACCCACTTTGAACCGTAGTACTTGCCTGCAGGGGCGCCCATGGGATATGCGTTGGAGTAGACGAGGGTGTCAGGGAACGTGCTGCGGAACCACTCGATGCAGGCGGCGATATGCGGAAGCTCTGGGCGCTTGAATTCATCCCAGATGACCCACCCCGTGCAGCCGGGGTAGGTGTCGTAGAACTTCTTCGCCGTCGCCTTCATGCTCTCGATTGCCTCCGGGGAGGGGTTGGAGGGATCCTCGAAACGGGCTTTGTTGACCGCGTAGTAGTGCCAGGGCAGTCCGTCCTTGACCGCCGCCTCGAACAACCCCTCCCTGGGCTTCCATGCCAGCAGCGTTGTCAGTCCCGCGGCGCGGTACTGCTGGGCGTCGAGGGTCTCCACTCTCTGCGTCAATCCCATGATGGTAAACGGATGCTTCCGAACCCACTCTATCCCGAAGCGCTCGGAGCGCTCAGCGCCAGCCGCTGTCAGCCCCAGGCCCATCCACAGGAGCACCAACAGCGTCAGTGAAAACCTGCCCATGGAGATTCCTCCTGCGAGCCATGCCGGCAGCGCGCTCTTGCCGTCGCCTCCCGTGTAACCCTCTAACCAGCTAGAAGGTTCGCTCTTCGCACGTGGCATCCTGGCGGCAGGCGGGGCCGTCGCCGAGCGGCTCCCTGCGGCGCCCGTGGTATAATGGCGGGAAAGGGAGACTTGTCCACATGACGCATCCAGGCACGTCAGCTCAGGCAAAGCCCCTCCCGCTATCGCATCATCCGCAGTTGTTCTTGGACGATCATCTGATCGCGTGCGCGGAGAACCTGACGCGCGAACTCCAGCCGCCGGTGAAGCACCCCGCCAACCCGTTGATCATACGGGAGCACCCCTGGGAACAGCACAACCTCCAGGTTTACGGGACCGTTCTCCACGAAGCTGCGCTCGGCAAGTTTCGCTGCTGGTACCTAGCAAGGGGGCACGGCCAGATGGAGGCCGATACCCCGGAAGGCCCGCTAACGGCGAAGTACCTCCAGTGCTACGCCGAGTCGAGCGACGGCATCCGCTGGGCCAAGCCGATGGTCGGGCACGGCAAGTACGGCGGGCTGGACCGACATAACATCGTCATCCCCGGCGGACACGGGTTCTGCGTGCTGCCCACTCCGAACGATCCCGATCCGCAGAAGCGATACCGGGGTCTGGGCGGCAAGATCGTCGGCTTCTCGCCGGACGGCATTGAGTGGAGCACCCAGCCCTTCAGCGCGGCGGGCAAGAACGATACCAGTTCGTGCGTGATCCGCTGGAACAGCCGCTATCTGGCGTACGTGAGGAACCAGGAGAACGATCCCACTTGGCCCGGGGTGATGCGCGCCGTCGCGCTTTCCACCAGCGAGGATTTCGTCCAGTGGACGCCCAAACGCACATTCTTCACCACCGACAGTCGGGACGGTTACCCATGGACTCAACCCTACGGGATGGCCGTGACGCCCTATGGCGACCAACTCATCGGCATCATCTGGATGATTCACCTCGATCAGACCCCGGGCAACAACCGTCTCGGGGATCTGGACATGCAATTGATGGTCAGCCGTGACGGAACAAGCTGGCATCGCGTCGCGGAGCGGGCGGTGTTCCTGGGGCCGACGCCGGGAAGCTGGGATGAGGGGGGCGTTTTCCCGAGCACCACCCTGGTGGTCAAGGATGACCGCGTGCACGTGTATTACACCGGCCGATCCGCGCGCCACGGTGTCCAGGGGGGAGCGACGGGCATTGGTTTGGCGACATTGCCTGCCGAGCGGTTTGTAGCCCTTCGCCCCGCCGGCGCCGGGGGGGGCGGCATTATTGAGACACCGCTCCTGAGGTTCCCGGGTGAGGACCTCCTGGTCAATGCCGAGATCGAGCCGGGGAACCTGCAAGTGGAACTGTATGATGGGAGCGGCCGGGTGCGCCGGGGCTGCGAAGGGAACCAATCACAACTGACGCCCCATGACGCATTGCGCTATCGCGTTTGGTGGCAAGCGGATGGGAAACGCAGATCCTTGGGCGAAGCGACGGGAGGCCGGCCGGCGGCCTTGCGTTTCATCCTGCGTGGCGGCGCCCTGTATGCGTTTCAGGTGGCAGCCGGTTCCGACGCGGTCGGACGGGAGGAGAGATCGCCACGGAACGGATGAGGGTCGTATTCGCGCTGGTGTGCGCGCTCGGGCTGGGGACCGCGGGCCTCGCCGGTGAACGGCCCAAGGACTTCGGCAAGCAGTGGGTCCGCAATCACCCCCTCACCCTCATGGCTCTGCTACTGGACTCGGACACCTATGATCCGGCCTGGTACAAGGAGCTGAACTTGACGGCGGCCCTGATCTGGAAGGGGCGGGAGGGGCTGTTCGAGAAGTCCGCGGCGAACGGAATGCCCTGGCACTACTACGCGCTGCCCAACCTGAAGAAGACCAAGGACGCGGCCGACGACTACGATGCGCTAGCGCAGGAGAGGATGGACCTCGCCCGCAGCTTCCACGATAAGTATGCGGGCGGAGCAGGATTCCTGATCTGGGACGAGCCGCGCCATCCCGCCTTTCCGGCGATGGCCCAGGCGATGGCGTGGTTTCGGGAGACGTTCCCCGAGATGCTCGGTTACTCCAACCTCTACTCCGGCGGCGCACCGGCAGGTAAGTACTACGACACGGAGCCGGATGCGGAGGGTAACTACACGGCTCCCCCGGTGCCGTACGGGTACGAGCAGTACCTGCGGGAGTATCTCGATACCTGTCACCCGGATCTGCTGATGGTGGACCCGTACCCGTTCGTGGACTACGAGACCTGCGACGACGTGACGTGGACGGCCACGAGGTACTTCCATACGCTGGAGGCCGTGCGCAAGGCGGCGTTGGAGGCTTCTCTCCCGTACTGGACCTTTGTCCAATCCTTCGGCAATGGGGGCAGCTACTACTGCCCCAGCGAGTCGGACCTGCGCATGCAGGTGTTCTCTTCGCTTGCTTACGGCTTCACCGGCCTCGCTTACTTCCTCTATCACGCCCCGACCTATCCCTGCGCACTGCTTTGCGCCGACGGGACACCGTCGCCGCTGTTTCACGTCGTCAGCCAGGTCAACCGGGAAGTCCAGCATCTCGGCCCCGCGCTTCGTTCCCTGACGAGCACCGATGTTCGATACGTGCCGGGGCTGCGCTACCTCGACGGGCGCAACGTGCCGAACCCGCTGCCGGTGGGGGTGACGGCTTACGACGATGCGGCAGGCAAGGTTTGCGGAATCGCGAGCATCGAGGTCAAAGGGGTCGCCGAGAGCCGGAATGCGTTGATCGGCTTTTTCCGCGATGACGCGGGCGGCGCTTACTTCATGTTGGTCAATCTGCGGCACGCGCGCGGCGTGGCGGCCGACGAGATGATCGTTCCGGTGCAGCTGAGCTTCGAGCCCTCCGTGCAGACGTTGTACCGCCTGTCCCGGGAAACCGGCGGACCCGAGGCGGTCACCATAGCGGACGGCAAGCTGGAGCTTCGCCTTCCCGGCGGCACCGGCGATCTGTTCAAGGTCGGCGACGGCAAGTTCCCGGGCGTGGAAGGCGTGGAACGGTGGGACTCCCGTGACTGCAAGTGATGACGGCACCGCGATCGCTCACGGCAATCCGTGGGTGGAGTTTCCGGCCGGGCACCCGGGGGGCCGAATCGAGGCCATGGGCGCGGACGACAGCTTCATCTGGCGCAGCTATACCTTCCCGCGCGGCGCTGCGGGGGCGCTGGTAGATGTCTGGCACGGCGAATTCGCCGGCATCGCGCAAGGATGGGCCGTCCTTGAGCCGGGAACGTATCGCCTCGCCTGCGTCGGCAGCGACGGGCGGCGAACGTCTCTGGGCGAGCGGCATATCGCCCCGCGACTGGTTGTTGACCGCGAATTCGATCAGACGGCCACCGCGGAAACCTTGTCAGGCGAGGGCTGGCAGGTTCACGGCGAATGGGCGGCTGCGCGGCAAGGGTTGATGGCCGAGGGCGGCCCCGCTTTCCTCTTCCATGAAGGCGCGATGCACGGCGTCCTGGAGGCCACGTTTCACTGGGACGAAGTCCCGCAATCCGGCAAGTGCTGGGGGCTGATCGCGCGACACTACAACGCCTTCCATCACATGCGCCTCCTCTGCGTGCAGGAGTCGGATCAGTGGCGTCTGTGCCTGGCCCGCTGCGCCAATGCCGCCCCGGACCTACGTTCATTCACAACCGTCGCGGAGCAGGTTCATCCGGGTCGGCCTCCGCG contains the following coding sequences:
- a CDS encoding uroporphyrinogen decarboxylase family protein, producing MPQWTPVCGHVDPYNQPSRDGMDPQLAAAMGTVTWCDQSTVTFSRHLGIDIMDYIAPPVRVSRRNVSLHSAQEGDDTIETWHTPAGDLRQVSRRSRDVGTSYCVEHMVKSAADLPALATIFEDEVIEAEPAALQAIRARRELIGDDGILTCFLPGTPLAMMYRVYSGVATLAYLCADAPAAVSDLFSVMERNYQQQLQLTADSAIDALIGTDDTSTTVISPAMFERFSLECTDRRAEICHRQGKPYFHHSCGLIRDLLPLYRRTKMDAVHSFTVPPIGDVTVAQGRRLLGERITIIATLVALADASWDLEHMRAQVRRLFADAADGDHFIVCLAAYPHRTMEQHAAVVAECRKYQMLGAAAG